The following DNA comes from Pongo pygmaeus isolate AG05252 chromosome 9, NHGRI_mPonPyg2-v2.0_pri, whole genome shotgun sequence.
AAAATCTGGAAGAGTATGAAGAGTGAGAGAGGCCTGGGCAAGGAGGCAGTCTGGGACCAGAGAGAGGTCAGCCTGAGTCAGGAATCCTAGAGACTGTGAGGTAAAGGACAATGATCAAGGGACTCAGACATCATAGAAGAGTCGAACGAGCTGATACCGAATGGAGAAGGTGATGGCACTGCCCAGGATCTGCAAGGAGAAATGGACTGGAGTAAGAATCACGCAGAAAGGGAGACAAGGAGGTATAAACTCGATCCCCATCCTcacctgcagcagcagcaggagcaatGTGAGGTTTCTCTCATGTATGGGCCCAAAGATTTTAAGTAGCAAGTTGATGAGGGTCATGTTGTTACATTCAGTGAATTCACCATCTTCAGTCTCACTCTGGTGTACTGTCACCAGCCGGAGGCTCTCTGCCACCTGGAGGGACCAGAGGTGAAGAGAACCTCAGCTAATACCTATGCTTTAGGAATGTGGATCTATTTAATGCTTTCAAGTTCCCCTTGGATCTGATGTACGCCTAGGTTCCCCATTCCTCAAGGTCAGGATGGCAGCCTAGGGCCTTACCTCCTTGTTACCCTGTTACCTTTAAAATAAAGGTGCCCAAGAAAGAGAGGCTCTTGGTCTTGAACTTGGAATAGCTCATCTCCAGTTTGCCTGTCTTGATATTGAGTCTGCGGGGGGAAGATAGCTTCATGTGACTGGGCCACTATTTGAACCCTCCTCCCTGTGGCTAATAGGAAGAGCATTGAATGTGGAGTCAACCTGAGATCTATTTCTGGCTCTGCTGCTTACTGTTATCAGAACCACTGTATCAGATTATGCAAATAAATGTGCTTTGTAAGTTATAAAGGGCTACTCACATGGAAATAGCCCTTCTTTGGGCCCACTCCCTTTGCGCAGCAAATGTATAGGCTGGCATTAGATATCCCAAGTGAAAAGGCTATGATGTCCATTTCAAGCCCCAAAGCAGCTACCTGGGTATGCGGTGGCGAGGGCAGGGGATGATATGCAGGAGCTGAGGCAGTGAGTAGAGGAAGTTGAACACCTGGGGCATGAAGAATAGTAGCATGGTCTTGCTGAAGTGTCCCAAGATGCCCACCACGGCAAAGGTCATGCCAGCAAAGTAACAGAAGGTATCTCCCACAAACACCCGTGATGGGTACCTGTGTGGGGGAGAGGATCCGAGCCAGTGGCAAGAGGCATTACCAATCCGTTCTCTCACATCACACCCTATGGGCACTGGACTAGCCCTGACCCTAGTTCTGACTCAGAGGAGACTCCAGTTGTGCAGCAACTCTGCAGGATCCAAGGCCCTGAACTCATCTGTTCCTGGGGCCTCCACGCACTCATCTCTAACTACTGCTGGGTAGACAGAAATTTCAGAATACGACCAACTGAAGACGCAGAAAACTCCATAGAGGTACGCACAGGTTTAGCTTCACCACCACAAGGTGGGTTATGATAAGGGCCATCTTTGCCATGTGTTCAGGTAGTTGTCCACTTATCCACAGGCCTACTTACCAGTTGTGGTAGAGCAATCCCAAAGTGGTGAAAAAAAAGGGTATCATGAAGTAGAGGGAAAAGACATGATCATCCCGACAATCACCTTTGGaagcaaggaagaaagaagggaaagttaATACCCACTTCCTCTGCATACATTGGTCCTATTTTTGTCTAAGTTCTGTTTACAGCTGTATCATCCACCTCACCCAAGTCACTTTTAAGAACTCAATACCCCTTTTATGTCACCCAAGGCAATTCCCAATATTCCACCTCTTTCATGCAGCCTTCCAAACTAGTTTCTATCTTAAATTTGGTTTAGCCCATTCTGATGTAAGTTTGGATACCAACTTTACTTCTTAGCTTTGTGACCTCGATCTTGATCATGACacatttaacttctctaagcctgttttctcatctgtaaaacagggctgATTATAACATCTGCCACATAAAACCATTACAAGATTTAAATAAGATAGTGTTTAAAAAGTACTTAGCTTTAATAAACACTTGTTGACGTTCATCAGCCAAAGACCACCAGAAACACATCTATAGTTCAAAGCTAGGTTTAATTACTTGTTGTAAAAAGGGAGACTTCAGAAACCACACACCATTGGGAACCACGGAATGTCTCAGTAAGAGGGTGTTAGGAGGGGCTTGTAGTAGCGTTTGTTTTGGGTATTTTGGGAGAGGGTGAAAGAAAGTAGTTTTGCTCTGGACTGGGTGCTGTTAGAAAGCAGGAGTAATTCATGGCCgcgtgcggtgactcacgcctgtaatcccagcactttgggaggctgaagcgggcagatcacctgaggtcaggagttcgagaccagcctgaccaacatggagaaaccctgtctctactgaaaatacaaaattagctgggtgtggtggcacatgcctgtaatcccagctactagggaggctgaggcaggagaatcgcttgaacctgggaggcggaggttgcggtgagccgagatcgcaccattgtactccagcctgggcaagagcgaaactccgtctcaaaaaaaaaaaaaaaaagaaagagtaattcTATGATCAagcattttaatgtttatttaagaAACGGTAggaactggctgggcacagtggctcaagagtgtaatcccagcactttgggaggcctggcagatcacttgagcccaggagttcaaggccagcctaggcaacatggtgaaaccctgtctctacaaaaaatacaaaaatttgccgagTGTGGtgcgcatgcctgtagccccagctacttgggaggctggggcaggaggatcgtttgagtcagaggatgcagtgaggtaagatcgcgccactgctctccagcctgcatgacagagggagaccctgtctcaaaaaaaaaaaaaaaaaaaaaaagaagtggtagGAACTGAGTTGTTATTGGAGAGCAGCAGCAGTCGCTCGTGGTAGCGGAGAGAGGGGATCTTGGCCATGCTGTGGGTTGCTCAGTGCTCTTGTGGTTCTGCCTGTGCTCAGACATGATTATAGAGGGAGGGTCTAGTTTTGGTCTGTTATTGGAGAGCAGCAGCAGTCGCTCATGGTAGCGGAGAGAGGGGATCGTGGCCATGCTGTGGGTTGCTCAGTGCTCTCGTGGTTCTGCCTGTGCTCAGACATGATTATAGAGGGAGGGTCTAGTTTTGGTCTGTTATTGGAGAGCAGCAGCAGTCGCTCATGGTAGCGGAGAGAGGGGATCGTGGCCATGCTGTGGGTTGCTCAGTGCTCTCGTGGTTCTGCCTGTGCTCAGACATGATTATAGAGGGAGGGTCTAGTTTTGGTCTGTTATTGGAGAGCAGCAGCAGTCGCTCATGGTAGCGGAGAGAGGGGATCGTGGCCATGCTGTGGGTTGCTCAGTGCTCTCGTGGTTCTGCCTGTGCTCAGACATGATTATAGAGGGAGGGTCTAGTTTTGGTCTGTTATTGGAGAGCAGCAGCAGTCGCTCATGGTAGCGGAGAGAGGGGATCGTGGCCATGCTGTGGGTTGCTCAGTGCTCTCGTGGTTCTGCCTGTGCTCAGACATGATTATAGAGGGAGGGTCTAGTTTTGGTCTTGCCCCATCACGGTCACAGAATGACCCTGTGTGACGCTGgggttctgtgaaactgtttaTATTCAATGGGAGAAGATCATGGCCTAGCTATTAGTGCCAATCCAGCTATAAATGACAGGgctgctatttttctttctcacttttaatAAATCTGCATGGTTATTTGCAAAGTAAGTAGCTTTCCTTATCTTCTGTAATTACTATGCATACGGCTTTTTTTCCCTGAATTTCCCAAAGTCATATATCAGGCCACATCTTTAACACTCAGActtctctctccccatccccaatCCCACCTACCTTCCAACTCTACCAGGTTGAAGACAATGATGGAAGCAGAAATGACTAGTGACTGGCCAGCCTCTAGGCCGTTAATTCCTGCTAGGATATTGATGGCATTGGTACAGAACACTGCCAGCAGCCCCATGTAGACATAGTACAGGATTCCTGCGGGGAGAGAAGGTAGGAAAAGAAGTAGTGCCACCTAGGGCAGGAGGATTTAAGAATTTTTAGAAAAGTGGTGAGGACAGAGGATAGGATGAAGGGCTACCAGAAAGGATCTgggaagacacagagacagaaaaggaaCACTTGGAGGAGAATGTGGAGCACCAGGAAGGGTTCCCTGAAGTAGGTGCCACAGGGGCAGCAGTGGTAGGACTACCTACCCAAGTCCAGATGCAGGCCAAGTATCGGGCGGAAGGGCTTGGGCACCACAATGGTCGTGTTGCCAAAGTTGGTGAAATAGACCATGAGGAGAGGTAGTGAGGCAGCTGTGGGTAGCAGCAGCTTATGGCGCCAGCGCAGATTCAGTACATCATCCGCAAAGCCCAGGAAGATCATGCAGCAGATGGCAAGGAGGGCACCTATCAGGGCCACAAACTGGGGGAGGCTCGGGCAGGTCCATGACTCAAGCctcctcccattccacattttaagAATTCCTGTCTTTTCTGATCATTTCTTAGCCCCTCCCCACAAGCCCAAATAACCCCAATTCTCTCAGGTAACTCCCAGGTCCCAGCCACAGGCAATCACCCCCACGAACCCACTTACTTCATGGTGGGGGAATGCCTTACACTGCTCCTTCACAAAGCAGTTCAGGAAGGGGAAAGGGATGAAGCAGAAGAGGATGATAAGGAAAACAGCACCGCTGATCACTCCCTGGGATTCTGGGCTGCGGCCCAGCAGCAAGGGGGCgagggggaagaggaaaggggCGTGGTCACTCACTAGTGCAGGTGTTACAATAACCCAAAGTGGTCTTCTTATTCCcggttttttattttggtaagtgGTGAGGGGGGCGGAGGGAGGAAAGCACCACTGCCAGAGTCCCAGATATACCCAAGGGTCCCTACCCATCCTTTCCCCAATGCGAGTAAGTTCTGCTCATCACCTCTCCGAGTTCCAGGCTGCCTGGGTTAGTTCTGGGTCTTCACGTGTGGTCAAGCACCCCGGTCCCCGCCCCTGCCCTAGCCACTCCTTCCTTAGCCCTTGCCCCCTGCCCGGACCCGTGTGCCGCTGCTCACATCTGCTGTCGACTGGTTTTGTTGAGGTCCTGACCACAGAGGCGCGCAGCAATGAAGTGGCCCCGGAAGGCCGGGATAAGGGTGACTGTGGCCACAAATCCCAGCAGCGAGACGATGAAATTGATCAGCAGCGGCATGGGCAATTCCGAGAAGGCCCACATGGTGACCGGTCAGGGGCCCGGCTCCGCCGCCTCTTCAGGTAACGGGCAAGCTGAGCAGCAGTCCTGAGGCCTCAGCAGTACGGAGTGGCCGCTCCCCACAGGCAGGCTCTTCCCACACCAATCTGAGCAAAACCCAACAACTCTGACTTGAGCCGCCCTCGGGACACCGGAGAACCTCTCTAAGGCAACCTAGGTTCTGCCCCGCTGCACCCGCCTACCTACTGTTTCCGCCCGGATCTTGTTCGCTGAACAACTATCACCGCGGAAGGCAGCGGCCGCCATTTTTAATATGGGCATTAGAGGgtgggggtggaagtggaagagaAGTGTGATTCCAAATTTCATCCTATGTTCGAGAGTAGAATCACCTAGAGAGTACTGGAAACGCAATTAAAGAACGGCAGCCAAGAACGGATACTTCCCTAACATTATGTTAAAGATGTACTACCCAGAGCGGAAATGCCAATTGCCCGGTTCCAAGATGAATGCCTCCTTGTACCACGTGTCTGACACTGCTCACATTCCGGTTCCACGTCAGTTTTAGCTCCGTCCGCCTCCATAGGTCAAACTTAAAGGGCCCTTAATCTGGGATGCCTCCGGCTGCAGGAAGATGGCTATTGaaaggcagggggtggggagaagggacGAGGATGTGGAGACGCGCCTGTTCCTTGCAGGAAACCTGTTGCCAACATAGTCGGAAGCCAAGGTAAACACAACTCAGTTCCCGGAAACGCAGCTACGATTTGGAAGGATGGTGTAAATTCTAAAGCGTAGATCCTTGAAAAGCCCCTCCCACTCTGTTTTTCTTGTCCTCGATTCTGGTATTTTTTTCTCAGCATCCCACCCACCTTCTGCCCCAGCTGTAGCAGTTAGTTGCCCGGCAACCCAGCGCAGCACTTCACTGAGGGATTGGGAGTACCCTCAGGTCTTGGATTTAACTCGAGACTTCAGCTTGGCCCTGGATCACTGCATTGTACCTAGCTCCCACAAGGAGGAGATGGAGATTTCCAGGCTGAGGCTCTGGAAAGAGCTGAGGGAGAGGAATCAGACCCACAGCTGACTTCCTGTGAGTCTGAGGAACTCCCAGTCAGGTTTCTTCCTGTAGGTCACTGTGCATTTTGCTTGGCCTCCTGCAGGTCGCTGTGCATTTTGCTTGGCCTGTTCCCCAGCAAACAACAAttcaccagcttttttttttttgagacggagtttcgctcttgttgcccaggctggagtgcaatggcgcgatctcggtttaccgcaacctccacctcccaggttcaagcgattctcctgcctcagcctcccgagtagctgggattacaggcagtagctgggattacaggcatgcgccactacgcccggctaattttgtatttttagtagagacgggatttctccatgttggtcaggctggtttgggactcccgacctcaggtgatctgcccgcctcggcctcccaaaatgctgggagtacaggcgtgagccaccacgcccagccagttcaCCAGCATCTTTATTACCTTTCATTCCCCGACAGGCTCTTAGGCGGCAAATGATTTCCATTTGTCAGAGAGGAAGTCACCACCAGTGAGTTAGGGAAAGGACTCCAATAGCCTAGCACTTTGTCCACTCTTCCCTCTATGGCATGTTTCAGGAGTCAGGGTCATGTTGACTCTTTTTAAGCcgaagatagtttcttttttccctcaaaatcagatgtgaggccgggcgcagtggctcacgtctgtaatctcagcactttgggaggcgaaggtgggtggctcacttgaggtcaggagttcaagaccagcctggccaacatggtgaaaccccgtctctactgaaaatacaaaaattagccgggtgtggtggcacatgcctgtaatctcagctactcaggaggctgaggcaggaggatcgcttgaacctgggatgtggaggttgcagtgagccgtgatcatgccactgcaccccagcctgggcaacagaggggaaactctgtctcaaaacaaacaaacaaacaaactaaatcaGATGTGAAATGGCTTTTCTACTTGAAAATGGCTctaattaacaacaacaaaaacccagatATGTATAAAACACATAAATTTTCATAATTTACTTGCTAGTATTCCACCAGATTTTCAGTACTTATCCCACtgctattatttttctgtgtgtgtgttgtgtgtatgcaCGTGTGCCCCTTTTAAACTAGAAACTCCCAGGAGGCAAGTGTTTTCTCTTCCACAGGGTGTCCCCATGGGGCTAGGAACACAGACATCTGTGTACAAGGAAGGCATCATCACACAtaatgaggctgaggctgaaaggAGGACTGAGGGCAATAGGTGCATATGGAGGGAGCAATTAGTTGTGACCAGAGTAAGTGGTCTTGAGGAAGAGAAGTATCATTTCAGTAGATTATAAGAGTAGAAGGACCTTTCACAGGCAGCGACAGTGAGACGCCAGAAGCAGGTGGAAAGGAGGAGCTTGTGGGATCCCAGAGGAGGCAGCATTCAGTTATCTTGTTGATGACGAGTATACTGAGACTCCCTGGAGGTCTGAGAGCCAGTCTgtatctatttccttttttattaggAGGCCAATCCTAATAAATCTTCCTTCCCAGCCTGGTATTGGGAagctttgtctctttcttctccaGAGATCATTAGCCCTCCCTACCACCACCCtcctggggagggtgggaggacgtAATCAAAGACAAGAGATACTAAGGATTCATCATCCACATATACATGTTACTATCAGAAAATGGTTACGAAGATACTTGTCAGATAATCTGAGTATTTTTGTTCCCATGATGGTAAAGGCCCAGCTGATGATCAGACTAATCAAAAGGAGAAACAAACACATGACTTTTGGCTTCACTTGAAATTGTGTGCCTTTCCTGGTAAAAGTTCAATGCATTTTCCTGAATGCTGAAGCAGGCCCTAGGATTCACAGACCAGCTGACTTGTCAGTGGCCCTGGACTGAGCAGACAGTGTTTGAGATGCACATCTCTTCTAAGTAGCCCTGAGTGGCTCCCAATGAGCAAGGCCAATCCACTAAATCTGATTGCTAGACAAAGCCTGTCCCAAAAATGTTTCATAGTGCCACAAAGACAATGAGACCCCTCTGGATAGTCTGAGGCTGTGATACTTGCAGGACTCTATCTGTGGCTCTGTCCAGGCAGCTGAAtcactctttttccttttcctcccaccTCTCCCCTCTTAGTctagaaaaaagttattaaattaaAAGCAAGCACCAGGATTTCCCATTCCACTGGTATGGCATGAATGATATTTCAAAAGACAGAAATGGCATAGAAATTCTCAAAGCATACTTGAGTATTTTCTGTTAGACTTCTTAAAATTACAAAGTTTGTTAATCCCTACTATGTGCATAGGAAGCTCTTCAGTACTGTGGAGGATACAAACTAATATAATTGCAGTTGCTTGCCCCCAGGGAGTCTACTTCAGCATATTTAGAGCATCTTGGTTGAATTTGAGGGAAGAGAGATGACTAAGACATGGTTCCCACCCCTAGGCAGCTTCCTGATGCATGGAAAAAGCAGACATATAAACAATCAGCTAGACTCTAAGGCAGAATGAGGTAAGTGCTAGAGGTCTAAGTAATGGATGAAAGGAGGAggactaggctgggcacagtggctctcacctgtaatcccagcactttggaggccgaggcgggaggatcacctgaggtcaggagttcaagatcagcctggccaatatggtgaaaccctgtctctactaaaaataacaaaaattagccaggcatgatggcgcatgcctatggtcccagctacttggtaggctgaggcaggagaatcactcaaacctgggaggtggaggttgcagtgagccaagatctcgctactgcactccagcctgggcaacagtgactctctgtctcaagaaaagagagaaaaaaaaagggaggactAACTAGGGAGACTCATGTAAGACTGAATTGTGAAGCAGTATCTGGCAGCATAGGACCAAGCACTCAGTGGAGAAGTTGAGGGAATAAATCAAAGAAGTCAGAGAATGGAGATCACTGGGGGGTCTGAGGGTTCCTGAAGGATTCTTGGGGGAAGAGGGTCTTCATAGGGAAACCTTCTACCTGGACAACTTCCTGCATAACCTGCTCCCCTAAACCCTAGCTGCTCTTCCCACTGACAGCTGCCTCCTGCATCCCTGGGTTCTGGCCCTGAGTTCTCTCCTCCCTCAATTTCATGCCTTCTCCTCCCTTTGAGATTAGAAACCCAGACTCTAGGAATCTCCACTGATTTGGCAGTCCAGTGACAATGCATGGGCAGGGCCACAGGAGGTTACCTCATTCACCCCCACCTCTCCCCATCATTCCTTACAGGGAAATCCAGGGAGGCCCAGGCTACCCCACCACCTCCTCTGGCTCAGACA
Coding sequences within:
- the DPAGT1 gene encoding UDP-N-acetylglucosamine--dolichyl-phosphate N-acetylglucosaminephosphotransferase isoform X3, yielding MIFLGFADDVLNLRWRHKLLLPTAASLPLLMVYFTNFGNTTIVVPKPFRPILGLHLDLGILYYVYMGLLAVFCTNAINILAGINGLEAGQSLVISASIIVFNLVELEGDCRDDHVFSLYFMIPFFFTTLGLLYHNWYPSRVFVGDTFCYFAGMTFAVVGILGHFSKTMLLFFMPQVFNFLYSLPQLLHIIPCPRHRIPRLNIKTGKLEMSYSKFKTKSLSFLGTFILKVAESLRLVTVHQSETEDGEFTECNNMTLINLLLKIFGPIHERNLTLLLLLLQVRMGIEFIPPCLPFCVILTPVHFSLQILGSAITFSIRYQLVRLFYDV
- the DPAGT1 gene encoding UDP-N-acetylglucosamine--dolichyl-phosphate N-acetylglucosaminephosphotransferase isoform X2, which encodes MWAFSELPMPLLINFIVSLLGFVATVTLIPAFRGHFIAARLCGQDLNKTSRQQIPESQGVISGAVFLIILFCFIPFPFLNCFVKEQCKAFPHHEFVALIGALLAICCMIFLGFADDVLNLRWRHKLLLPTAASLPLLMVYFTNFGNTTIVVPKPFRPILGLHLDLGILYYVYMGLLAVFCTNAINILAGINGLEAGQSLVISASIIVFNLVELEGDCRDDHVFSLYFMIPFFFTTLGLLYHNWYPSRVFVGDTFCYFAGMTFAVVGILGHFSKTMLLFFMPQVFNFLYSLPQLLHIIPCPRHRIPRLNIKTGKLEMSYSKFKTKSLSFLGTFILKVAESLRLVTVHQSETEDGEFTECNNMTLINLLLKIFGPIHERNLTLLLLLLQILGSAITFSIRYQLVRLFYDV
- the DPAGT1 gene encoding UDP-N-acetylglucosamine--dolichyl-phosphate N-acetylglucosaminephosphotransferase isoform X1; its protein translation is MWAFSELPMPLLINFIVSLLGFVATVTLIPAFRGHFIAARLCGQDLNKTSRQQIPESQGVISGAVFLIILFCFIPFPFLNCFVKEQCKAFPHHEFVALIGALLAICCMIFLGFADDVLNLRWRHKLLLPTAASLPLLMVYFTNFGNTTIVVPKPFRPILGLHLDLGILYYVYMGLLAVFCTNAINILAGINGLEAGQSLVISASIIVFNLVELEGDCRDDHVFSLYFMIPFFFTTLGLLYHNWYPSRVFVGDTFCYFAGMTFAVVGILGHFSKTMLLFFMPQVFNFLYSLPQLLHIIPCPRHRIPRLNIKTGKLEMSYSKFKTKSLSFLGTFILKVAESLRLVTVHQSETEDGEFTECNNMTLINLLLKIFGPIHERNLTLLLLLLQVRMGIEFIPPCLPFCVILTPVHFSLQILGSAITFSIRYQLVRLFYDV